A single window of Ananas comosus cultivar F153 linkage group 17, ASM154086v1, whole genome shotgun sequence DNA harbors:
- the LOC109722779 gene encoding pirin-like protein, with protein sequence MSRGDEHENPSFAKPRYVAKKVLAKPQFEGDGAIVRRSIGRSELRNLDPFLMLDEFSVSAPAGFPDHPHRGFETVTYMLEGEFTHQDFAGHKGTIRAGDLQWMTAGRGIIHSEMPAAEGVQKGLQLWINLSSKDKMIEPRYQELQSKDVSRVEKDGVDVRIIAGEAFGVRSPVYTRTPTMYLDYTLKPGAHVRQRIPDSWNSFVYVIEGEGVFGNPNSPASSSHYVLVLGAGDGLDAWNRSTKPLRFVLLGGQPLNEPIVQYGPFVMNTQDEIEQTIEDYHYCRNGFENAKQWKSQPQLH encoded by the exons ATGTCTAGGGGTGATGAGCATGAGAACCCATCCTTTGCAAAGCCAAGATATGTGGCAAAAAAGGTCCTTGCAAAGCCCCAGTTTGAGGGTGATGGAGCCATTGTTAGGAGAAGCATTGGAAG ATCGGAATTGAGGAATTTGGACCCTTTCTTGATGCTGGATGAGTTCTCAG tctcTGCTCCAGCTGGATTTCCTGATCATCCTCACAGAG GTTTTGAGACAGTTACATACATGCTAGAG GGAGAATTCACACATCAAGATTTCGCGGGGCACAAAGGGACAATCCGCGCCGGCGATCTGCAG TGGATGACGGCAGGCCGAGGAATCATTCACTCAGAGATGCCTGCAGCAGAGGGAGTTCAGAAGGGATTGCAGCTCTGGATCAATCTCTCCTCCAAAGACAAAAT GATTGAGCCGCGGTACCAAGAACTACAGAGCAAGGACGTAAGCCGTGTCGAGAAGGACGGGGTCGACGTCCGGATCATTGCAGGGGAGGCCTTCGGGGTCCGCTCTCCGGTCTACACACGGACGCCGACAATGTACCTCGACTACACACTAAAACCCGGGGCTCACGTCCGCCAACGGATCCCGGATTCGTGGAACTCCTTCGTGTACGTGATCGAAGGCGAAGGCGTGTTCGGCAACCCGAACTCCCCCGCTTCTTCGAGCCACTATGTCCTCGTGCTTGGCGCCGGCGACGGCCTCGATGCGTGGAACAGATCGACGAAGCCCCTTAGGTTCGTACTCCTCGGCGGGCAACCACTGAATGAGCCAATAGTACAGTATGGGCCCTTTGTCATGAACACACAAGATGAGATTGAGCAAACAATTGAGGACTACCACTACTGCAGGAATGGGTTTGAGAATGCCAAGCAGTGGAAATCTCAGCCACAATTGCATTAA
- the LOC109723403 gene encoding protein PRD1: MGDPPKKWGSSSANDRYWWGVAHHKPQSCYKDFNVYNQSSVYARHFQAVQIIKSSNNQIXDPLSPSHHVSHALSQLSLALRADPAFARALGARHPHLLAPPLVRALAAAAAADDAALARQAVDLIVDISVASDVSVSADFLGRLADLLSSHLLEWSRRQIYVLHCFGVLLNSHQDDRTATNIRNKAALFSNLVQGLQLPCEEVCGEILFVLYKLFLLQGTPWEEGDNEFDALVSREKLLRFSLEVLLKAQNDDARLNCVALLLVLARRGFFENLFTSEQTGIDMGDADNFMHTDESALNSPLINLFAEAIKGPLLSCDTQVQTSTLDLIFHSLSSDFNISEQIKVLVEENVADYIFEVLRLSGKKDPLIISCLQVLDLFATEEETFIQTLTVGFPMLLSTLRYVAEIPFHPVQTHVLRLVFLCISNCPGIISMPQVEEIATKLTEIFKGHSVEALGVASEVFTLSCLISVEILKSPSSNNTQKLSSTIQEASRNAVVSSIKSYGHDNQLLLYSLYLLKEAFMHICSEGSNPNSYTKVLERSIIKTCEDYLLPWLEEVLTEVPDEEVVLGVLETFHVILLKGSEVESMKFSQTLASSSWFSLSFGLLGLYPSDLMKTRVYLMLSSLIDRIIGSECGEAIQDAYACLPSDPLDLIYLLGQRSSHDLNLASCQCAILVLLYVSTLYGERLASENEVLAALEQYIIVNNTNFSCGISDSMILTQLILLYSLIRASSVGYSAAYNAEAEKTIFRLISEKEWDLLTISIHPLALNWLFQQEALLSPLSYQLLNFSKFYSSNKNQICVHLDKMQIMDIQMIAQLVVSGNNYVIQILVLLLKEVGEEGREDDAISVMNVLGGLLEIYPKSSNQLCLEGFADALRCSYYSTHSLQNFMTCSLIVFNVLYSANCKALIQEGEWLSVIQKLLEHLKPKSASQSCGQEEYLVIAILCIVLRFSTNQVLIEPAKAILFSNSLVSSVEKVVQTACTKGPALSKHEEDTTLGESLIFVLLLNLFALKSLHAILQDTIDWQDYLQLSDEVDTLSVLSIKCHDLCRLLYSGSSLVKLVASQCLLELLTRISEQRNSKGDELRCSWRYLESMMAVIEGLLFYGDYLVARNCGMCFAMILGWEKFGLVEKRAIKDSKWCRIVMEEFVMALAAPGLTSRCFTNQHKPAAYMAVTLLKLDRVPEWMKSLFDSSCISGIVNNLSASNVTAEIVMFFRELMMRNYLNDEHIATLHHLFQVCRKQAYEDNSKNQFSDDSLDKVVADPGDIDQICSILIHLMLSPDMGYNDAYKEQKKLLEEIDIFFQVSTTQ; encoded by the exons ATGGGTGATCCTCCTAAGAAGTGGGGTAGCTCCTCGGCTAACGATCGATATTGGTGGGGAGTGGCTCACCACAAG CCACAATCTTGCTACAAAGACTTTAATGTATATAACCAATCTTCTGTGTATGCACGGCATTTTCAAGCTGTCCAAAT AATCAAATCATCAAATAATCAAATCNCCGACCCGCTCTCGCCCTCCCACCACGTCTCCCACGCGCTCTCCCAGCTCTCCCTCGCCCTCCGCGCCGACCCCGCCTTCGCCCGCGCCCTCGGCGCCCGCCACCCCCACCTCCTCGCCCCCCCGCTCGTCcgcgccctcgccgccgccgccgccgccgacgacgcgGCCCTCGCGCGCCAGGCCGTCGATCTCATCGTCGACATCTCCGTCGCCTCCGACGTCTCCGTCTCCGCCGACTTCCTCGGCCGCCTCGCCGATCTCCTCTCCTCGCACTTGCTCGAGTGGAGCCGGCGCCAGATCTACGTT CTACACTGCTTTGGAGTCCTGCTGAACTCTCACCAGGATGATCGCACTGCAACCAATATTAGGAACAAAGCAGCTCTTTTCTCTAACCTCGTTCAAGGTCTACAGCTTCCCTG TGAAGAGGTTTGTGGGGAGATCTTGTTTGTGCTGTACAAGCTATTCCTTCTACAAGGGACACCGTGGGAAGAGGGTGATAATGAGTTTGATGCTTTAGTAAGTAGGGAAAAGTTGTTACGCTTTTCACTCGAGGTTTTGCTGAAAGCCCAAAATGATGATGCCCGCCTGAATTGTGTAG CATTGCTTTTGGTTTTGGCTCGAAGAGGTTTCTTTGAGAACTTATTTACAAGTGAGCAAACTGGTATCGACATGGGAGATGCAGATAACTTTATGCACACCGATGAAAGTGCTTTGAATTCTCCTCTTATAAATTTGTTTGCTGAAGCGATCAAAGGGCCTTTGCTTTCTTGTGATACGCAAGTCCAAACAAGCactttggatttgatctttcATTCACTATCCTCAGATTTCAATATATCTGAACAGATTAAAGTTCTTGTTGAAGAAAATGTTGCAGATTATATTTTTGAAGTACTCAGACTGTCAG GAAAGAAGGATCCCTTGATAATTTCCTGCCTCCAAGTTCTCGACCTCTTTGCTACAGAAGAGGAAACCTTCATACAAACGCTTACTGTAGGATTTCCCATGCTGCTTTCTACTCTGCGTTATGTAGCAGAGATACCATTCCATCCAGTTCAGACTCATGTCTTGAGGCTCGTTTTCTTATGTATCTCCAACTGTCCAGGAATCATATCAATGCCTCAGGTTGAAGAAATAGCAACTAAGCTAACAGAAATTTTTAAGGGTCATAGTGTAGAGGCGCTGGGTGTGGCTTCTGAAGTCTTCACCTTGTCCTGTTTGATATCCGTGGAGATTCTTAAGTCACCATCTTCTAATAATACTCAGAAATTATCGAGTACCATCCAAGAGGCATCAAGAAATGCTGTTGTTTCGTCTATTAAATCTTATGGACATGACAATCAGCTTCTTTTGTATTCACTATACCTTCTGAAAGAAGCATTTATGCATATTTGTAGTGAGGGTTCAAATCCAAACTCCTATACTAAAGTTCTTGAGAGGAGCATTATCAAAACTTGTGAAGACTACCTATTACCTTGGCTTGAGGAAGTTCTAACTGAAGTGCCCGATGAGGAAGTAGTTCTGGGAGTACTGGAAACTTTTCATGTAATTTTGCTTAAAGGATCAGAAGTCGAATCCATGAAGTTTTCTCAGACCCTTGCTTCCTCCTCTTGGTTCAGCTTGTCTTTTGGACTTTTGGGTTTATATCCCTCGGATCTTATGAAAACAAGAGTGTATCTGATGCTTAGTTCGCTTATTGACAGAATTATAGGTAGTGAGTGTGGGGAAGCAATACAAGATGCCTATGCTTGTTTGCCATCTGATCCACTTGATCTGATTTATCTGCTTGGTCAGAGGAGTTCACATGATCTGAACTTGGCTTCTTGTCAATGTGCAATTCTTGTTTTATTGTATGTCAGCACTTTGTACGGTGAAAG GCTTGCCAGCGAGAACGAAGTGTTGGCTGCTCTGGAGCAATATATTATTGTTAACAATACCAATTTCTCATGTGGGATTTCTGATTCCATGATATTAACACAATTGATTCTTCTGTATAGTCTTATTAGAGCTTCTTCAGTTGGTTATAGTGCTGCTTACAATGCGGAAGCAGAGAAGACCATCTTCCGTTTAATATCTGAAAAGGAGTGGGATTTGCTCACTATAAGTATCCACCCGTTAGCTCTAAACTGGCTTTTTCAACAGGAAGCACTTTTGTCCCCATTGTCGTACCAGCTCCTAAACTTTTCTAAATTCTATAGTTCAAACAAGAACCAAATTTGTGTGCATTTGGATAAGATGCAGATAATGGACATTCAAATGATCGCACAACTAGTAGTTTCTGGAAATAATTATGTAATTCAAATTCTTGTATTATTGCTCAAAGAGgttggagaagaaggaagagaagatgATGCCATTTCTGTGATGAATGTCTTGGGAGGATTACTGGAGATTTATCCCAAATCTTCCAATCAACTGTGCTTAGAAGGCTTTGCTGATGCGCTTCGATGTTCTTACTACTCGACACACTCCTTGCAAAACTTCATGACGTGTTCTCTTATTGTTTTCAATGTTCTATATTCGGCAAACTGTAAAGCACTCATTCAAGAAGGAGAATGGCTTTCAGTTATACAGAAG TtgctagagcatttaaaaccaAAATCTGCTTCTCAATCATGTGGTCAAGAAGAATACTTAGTAATTGCCATATTATGCATTGTCTTGCGTTTTTCCACCAACCAAGTGCTCATAGAACCTGCAAAAGCCATATTATTTAGCAATTCTTTGGTTTCTTCAGTTGAAAAAGTAGTACAAACAGCCTGTACGAAGGGTCCTGCTTTAAGCAAGCATGAGGAAGATACAACCTTGGGTGAATCCTTGATTTTTGTCCTCTTGCTAAATCTTTTCGCTTTGAAAAG TTTACATGCTATTTTACAGGATACAATCGATTGGCAGGACTACCTCCAATTATCTGATGAAGTCGATACTTTATCTGTTCTCTCCATCAAATGCCACGACCTATGCCGCCTTTTATACTCTGGTTCTTCTCTTGTTAAACTTGTTGCTTCACAGTGCCTACTTGAATTACTTACTAGAATTTCAGAACAAAGAAACAGCAAAGGCGATGAGCTAAGATGCTCTTGGAGATACTTAGAATCAATGATGGCTGTGATTGAAGGCTTACTTTTCTATGGAGATTATTTGGTAGCTAGAAACTGTGGGATGTGTTTTGCGATGATTTTGGGTTGGGAAAAATttgggttggtggagaagagagCAATCAAAGACTCGAAATGGTGTAGAATAGTTATGGAGGAGTTTGTGATGGCTTTGGCTGCTCCTGGGTTGACTTCAAGGTGCTTCACTAATCAGCACAAACCCGCAGCTTATATGGCTGTTACGTTGCTGAAATTGGATCGAGTACCTGAGTGGATGAAATCTTTGTTCGATTCTTCTTGCATCTCTGGGATAGTCAACAACCTTTCTGCAAGTAATGTTACAGCTGAGATAGTGATGTTCTTCAGGGAGTTAATGATGAGGAATTATCTGAATGATGAGCACATTGCTACTTTGCATCACCTGTTCCAG GTGTGCAGAAAGCAGGCATATGAGGACAATTCCAAAAACCAGTTTTCAGACGATAGTTTGGATAAAGTAGTAGCAGACCCCGGTGATATAGATCAAATATGTAGCATTCTCATCCACCTTATGCTGTCCCCTGATATGGGTTATAATGATGCTTACAAAGAGCAAAAGAAGCTTTTGGAagaaattgatatattttttcaagTGTCAACCACGCAATAG